A region from the Desulfoglaeba alkanexedens ALDC genome encodes:
- the fabZ gene encoding 3-hydroxyacyl-ACP dehydratase FabZ: MSRTIEEIIATLPHRYPFLLVDRILEINEDSVVGLKNVTINEPFFQGHFPGRPLMPGVLIMEALAQTGGILAFQVMEKPKNAPVYFLGMDKVRFRRPVRPGDQLILKLKIMKRKGPIFKMKGEAYVNEQLVAEGELMATVESDAIA, translated from the coding sequence ATGAGTCGAACGATTGAGGAGATTATCGCGACCTTGCCGCACCGCTATCCGTTCCTTCTTGTGGACCGCATATTGGAAATCAACGAAGATTCGGTGGTGGGCTTGAAGAACGTCACCATCAACGAACCTTTCTTCCAGGGTCACTTCCCGGGGCGACCGTTGATGCCGGGAGTACTCATCATGGAAGCGCTGGCCCAAACGGGAGGCATCCTGGCGTTCCAGGTGATGGAGAAGCCGAAAAATGCACCGGTCTATTTCCTTGGTATGGACAAGGTGCGCTTCAGGCGGCCGGTGCGTCCTGGAGACCAGTTGATCCTCAAGTTGAAGATCATGAAGCGGAAGGGCCCCATCTTCAAGATGAAGGGCGAAGCCTACGTGAACGAACAGCTCGTGGCCGAAGGGGAACTGATGGCGACCGTCGAAAGCGATGCGATTGCGTAG
- the lpxA gene encoding acyl-ACP--UDP-N-acetylglucosamine O-acyltransferase has protein sequence MEIHPTAIVDPKAELADTVVVHAYSVIGPNVTIGSGTVVGAHAMIDGWTTIGEDNQIFPFSAIGFAPQDLKYRGGPTRLVIGNRNIIREYATIHRGTEGGGGVTRMGDDNLIMAYAHVAHDCVIGSGVIMANAATLAGHVHIDDHAVVGGLSAVHQFVRIGTHAYIGGMAGINKDIPPYMLVSGVPAKLYGPNFIGLKRKGFSDETILALKRAYKTLFRSGLTLQEALERADQESDHVPEVKILVDFVRHSERGVTR, from the coding sequence ATGGAGATCCACCCGACAGCGATTGTAGATCCCAAGGCCGAACTGGCGGACACCGTAGTGGTGCACGCCTACAGCGTGATCGGACCCAACGTGACGATCGGATCCGGAACAGTGGTCGGAGCCCATGCCATGATCGACGGATGGACGACCATCGGAGAAGACAACCAGATCTTCCCCTTTTCGGCCATCGGTTTCGCTCCGCAGGACCTCAAGTACCGGGGCGGCCCGACGCGGCTCGTCATCGGCAACCGGAACATCATCCGCGAATACGCCACGATCCATCGGGGAACCGAAGGGGGAGGCGGCGTCACGCGGATGGGCGACGACAACCTCATCATGGCCTACGCCCACGTGGCCCACGACTGCGTCATCGGAAGCGGTGTGATCATGGCCAACGCCGCCACACTCGCTGGACACGTCCACATCGACGACCACGCGGTGGTCGGAGGTCTTTCCGCGGTGCACCAGTTCGTGCGGATCGGCACGCACGCCTACATCGGCGGGATGGCCGGGATCAACAAGGATATTCCGCCCTACATGCTGGTATCCGGCGTTCCCGCCAAGCTTTACGGGCCGAACTTCATCGGGCTCAAAAGGAAGGGCTTTTCCGACGAAACGATCCTCGCGCTCAAACGGGCCTACAAGACGCTTTTCCGATCCGGCCTGACACTGCAGGAAGCCCTCGAAAGGGCGGATCAGGAATCGGACCATGTGCCTGAAGTGAAGATCCTGGTGGATTTCGTCCGGCATTCCGAAAGGGGCGTGACTCGGTGA